Proteins encoded within one genomic window of Xylophilus sp. GOD-11R:
- a CDS encoding GAF domain-containing sensor histidine kinase: MELTDDPAEIARDVAAVGRVSTVPALLKIVCQHTGMRFAAVARVTDGTWTACAVQDDIAFGLPVGGQLEVNTTLCVEARAARKPIAFDHASTDPVFAAHHTPRIYGIESYVSVPIVLPDGTYFGNLCAIDPAPNVVSDARTLDMFKLFAEVIAAQLHLEDSQKASSEALACERETSQLREQFIAVLGHDLRNPVSAVAGAGELLLRRGGDPDLLRIGERLRRTARRMSGLIDDVLDLARTRLGNGIGLDRERIDDVSQAWCDVVDELVQAHPDRDIRLKLMDVGCRVNGDRGRLQQLLSNLLGNALAHGSPDEPIVVSAHTEGGDVVLWVANGGAVIPADTLEKIFQPYWRPATSRPGGGLGLGLYICREIVRAHGGSIQARSSAEEGTVFEVRLPVVAG; the protein is encoded by the coding sequence ATGGAATTGACGGATGACCCGGCGGAGATCGCCCGTGACGTCGCAGCCGTGGGCCGCGTCAGCACCGTGCCGGCGCTGCTCAAGATCGTCTGCCAGCACACCGGCATGCGCTTCGCCGCCGTCGCCCGGGTAACCGACGGCACCTGGACGGCCTGCGCGGTACAGGACGACATCGCCTTCGGCTTGCCGGTCGGCGGGCAGCTGGAGGTAAACACCACGCTGTGCGTCGAGGCCCGCGCCGCGCGCAAGCCGATCGCCTTCGACCACGCCAGCACCGACCCGGTTTTCGCCGCGCACCACACCCCGCGCATTTACGGCATCGAGAGCTATGTGTCGGTGCCGATCGTGCTGCCCGACGGCACCTACTTCGGCAACCTGTGCGCGATCGATCCGGCGCCCAACGTGGTGTCCGACGCCCGCACCCTCGACATGTTCAAGCTCTTCGCCGAAGTCATCGCGGCGCAACTGCACCTGGAAGACAGCCAGAAGGCGTCGTCCGAAGCATTGGCCTGCGAGCGCGAGACGTCGCAACTGCGCGAGCAGTTCATCGCGGTGCTCGGCCACGACCTGCGCAATCCGGTTTCCGCGGTGGCCGGCGCCGGCGAACTGCTGTTGCGGCGCGGCGGCGATCCCGACCTGTTGCGCATCGGCGAGCGGCTGCGGCGCACCGCGCGCCGCATGTCCGGCCTGATCGACGACGTGCTCGACCTGGCCCGCACCCGGCTCGGCAACGGCATCGGCCTGGACCGCGAGCGCATCGACGATGTGTCGCAGGCCTGGTGCGACGTGGTGGACGAACTGGTGCAGGCCCATCCCGACCGCGACATCCGCCTCAAGCTTATGGACGTGGGCTGCAGGGTCAACGGCGACCGTGGCCGGCTGCAGCAGTTGCTGTCGAACCTGCTCGGCAACGCGCTGGCGCACGGCTCGCCGGACGAACCCATCGTGGTGTCGGCCCACACCGAGGGCGGCGACGTGGTGCTGTGGGTGGCCAACGGCGGCGCGGTGATTCCGGCCGACACGCTGGAAAAGATCTTCCAGCCCTACTGGCGGCCGGCCACCAGCCGGCCGGGCGGCGGGCTGGGCCTGGGGCTCTACATCTGCCGCGAGATCGTGCGGGCGCACGGCGGCTCGATCCAGGCGCGCTCCTCGGCCGAGGAAGGCACCGTGTTCGAGGTGCGGCTGCCCGTGGTCGCCGGCTGA
- a CDS encoding TRAP transporter substrate-binding protein: MKATVHTRRFVGSAFAALACLSAFGTAQAATTLKFAHFAADTHPAHIAALQFKKNVEQRTNGEVRIELYPSNQLGSPPDQLEQTTMGVIDMNLPTQGGLDKYEKAFATVMTPYAFSSAAQAHKVLDGPFHDWVAPRLEKKGLVLLSTWEYGFRHVTNNKRAINSPDDMKGLKLRTPPELQIIAALEATGATTTQIALPELPAALNQGVVDGQENPISVIYHFKLHEVQKHMALTGHVYNSMTHVVSQSSWKKLKPAEQAVLREESRSAALLMRKLVADQEASELAKIQAAGVAVTRPDIAKFRALMGPAHKRVADYAGQENMKTFMGMLAAN, encoded by the coding sequence ATGAAAGCCACCGTCCACACCCGCCGCTTCGTCGGCTCCGCATTCGCCGCGCTCGCCTGCCTGAGTGCTTTCGGCACCGCCCAGGCCGCGACCACGCTCAAGTTCGCCCACTTCGCCGCCGACACCCATCCGGCGCACATCGCGGCGCTGCAGTTCAAGAAGAACGTGGAGCAGCGCACCAACGGCGAGGTGCGCATCGAGCTCTATCCGTCCAACCAGCTCGGCTCGCCGCCGGACCAGCTGGAGCAGACGACGATGGGCGTGATCGACATGAACCTGCCGACGCAGGGCGGCCTCGACAAGTACGAGAAAGCCTTCGCCACCGTCATGACGCCTTACGCCTTTTCCAGCGCGGCGCAGGCGCACAAGGTGCTCGACGGCCCGTTCCACGACTGGGTGGCGCCCCGGCTGGAGAAGAAGGGGCTGGTGCTGCTGTCGACCTGGGAATACGGCTTTCGGCACGTGACCAACAACAAGCGCGCCATCAACAGCCCCGACGACATGAAGGGCCTGAAGCTGCGCACGCCGCCCGAGCTGCAGATCATCGCGGCGCTGGAAGCCACCGGCGCCACCACCACGCAGATCGCCCTGCCCGAGCTGCCCGCCGCGCTCAACCAGGGCGTGGTCGACGGCCAGGAGAACCCGATCAGCGTCATCTACCACTTCAAGCTCCACGAGGTGCAGAAACACATGGCGCTGACCGGCCACGTCTACAACAGCATGACCCACGTGGTGAGCCAGTCGAGCTGGAAGAAGCTCAAGCCCGCCGAACAGGCGGTGCTGCGCGAAGAGAGCCGCTCGGCAGCGCTGCTGATGCGCAAGCTGGTGGCCGACCAGGAAGCGTCGGAGCTGGCCAAGATCCAGGCCGCCGGCGTGGCGGTCACCCGGCCCGACATTGCCAAGTTCCGCGCCCTGATGGGCCCTGCGCACAAGCGCGTGGCCGATTACGCGGGGCAGGAGAACATGAAGACCTTCATGGGCATGCTGGCGGCCAACTGA
- a CDS encoding TRAP transporter small permease: protein MNSTHPLMRLERQFGRLLRGFSIACLVAITLLLVVNIASRATGLFAMNWFDEVIATLFAWLVFIGACALWREREHFSINLLGEALAGSRLSGLHQLAVALLGLLFAAVLMYYGALFVERTGATTPVLELPQSWVYACMPVAGLVMTGYALRDVWVAVRDLLAGRTDAVGTEVMAPPPVETH from the coding sequence GTGAATTCCACCCATCCCCTGATGCGCCTCGAGCGCCAGTTCGGCCGCCTCCTGCGCGGCTTCTCCATCGCCTGCCTGGTGGCCATCACGCTGCTGCTGGTGGTCAACATCGCCAGCCGCGCGACCGGCCTGTTCGCCATGAACTGGTTCGACGAGGTGATCGCCACGCTGTTCGCCTGGCTGGTGTTCATCGGCGCCTGTGCGTTGTGGCGCGAGCGTGAGCATTTCTCGATCAACCTGCTCGGCGAAGCGCTGGCCGGCAGCCGCTTGAGCGGGCTGCACCAGTTGGCCGTGGCCCTGCTCGGCCTGTTGTTCGCGGCGGTGCTGATGTATTACGGCGCGCTCTTCGTGGAGCGCACCGGCGCCACCACGCCGGTGCTGGAGCTGCCGCAGTCGTGGGTCTATGCCTGCATGCCGGTGGCCGGGCTGGTGATGACCGGCTACGCGCTGCGCGACGTCTGGGTCGCGGTGCGCGACCTGCTCGCCGGGCGGACCGATGCCGTCGGCACCGAGGTCATGGCCCCGCCGCCGGTCGAGACCCACTGA
- a CDS encoding ZIP family metal transporter, which translates to MSAGAQALLSRRGFGLAVVLLAAGLAVARLFDGPVLLDERMRGALLGGMMAAGATALGTIPVLLSQRFSQRAHDTMLGFGAGVMLAASAFSLVIPAIAAARSQGAGPWAAGGVVGSGILLGGLLLMLIDRAVPHEHFFKGHEGPQSRALKRAWLFVLAITLHNLPEGLAIGVGFAGADEVGARALAAGISIQDVPEGMVVALALRGVGYGRWTSAGLGVLSGLIEPLAAVLGVALIGMSAGLLPWGLALAAGAMLFVISHEIIPESHRKGHEAFATGGLMLGFVIMMLLDTALG; encoded by the coding sequence ATGAGCGCCGGAGCCCAGGCGCTGCTGTCCCGGCGGGGCTTCGGCCTCGCGGTCGTCCTGCTGGCGGCCGGCCTTGCGGTCGCCCGTCTGTTCGACGGTCCGGTGCTGCTGGACGAGCGCATGCGGGGCGCGCTGCTGGGCGGGATGATGGCGGCAGGGGCGACCGCCCTCGGCACGATTCCGGTGTTGTTGTCGCAGCGCTTTTCACAACGCGCGCACGACACCATGCTCGGCTTCGGCGCTGGCGTGATGCTGGCGGCGAGCGCTTTCTCGCTGGTGATCCCGGCCATCGCCGCAGCCCGGTCGCAGGGCGCCGGGCCGTGGGCCGCTGGCGGCGTCGTCGGCAGCGGCATCCTGCTCGGCGGCCTGCTGCTGATGCTGATCGACCGGGCCGTGCCGCACGAGCACTTCTTCAAGGGACACGAAGGTCCGCAGTCCCGGGCGCTCAAGCGTGCCTGGCTGTTCGTGCTGGCGATCACGCTGCACAACCTGCCGGAAGGCCTGGCGATCGGGGTCGGCTTCGCAGGTGCGGACGAGGTCGGCGCCCGGGCGCTGGCTGCCGGCATTTCCATTCAGGACGTGCCGGAAGGCATGGTCGTCGCGCTGGCCCTGCGCGGCGTCGGCTACGGGCGCTGGACCTCGGCCGGGCTGGGCGTGCTGTCGGGCCTGATCGAACCGTTGGCCGCGGTGCTGGGCGTCGCGCTCATCGGCATGTCGGCCGGGCTGCTGCCCTGGGGGCTGGCGCTGGCCGCCGGTGCGATGCTGTTCGTGATCAGCCACGAGATCATTCCGGAATCGCACCGCAAGGGGCACGAAGCCTTCGCCACCGGCGGGTTGATGCTGGGCTTCGTGATCATGATGCTGCTGGATACGGCGCTCGGCTGA
- a CDS encoding thiamine pyrophosphate-dependent enzyme, whose protein sequence is MSELPKLRTGGQLVVDALLAQGTDTVFCVPGESHLEVLNALHAHREAMRLVVCRHEAGAAFMAEARGKLDGRPGVCLVSRGPGAANASIGVHTAFQDSTPMILLIGQVGRDVAEREAFQEIDYRRMFGPLCKWVAQIDEASRVSEFLARAYSVAMSGRPGPVVLALPEDMLTDSAFALTVPRVEVARAHPAPSAMAHLRELLAQASRPLLLLGGPGWGAAGRDAIRRFAEANDLPVACTFRRQDLFAHRHRLFVGELGHAVDPALARAVHAADLLIAVGTRLGEVVTSGYTLVEVPMPRQRLVHVLPCADELGRVYQPALKVLSDPDPFAEAAAALAPVDGAGWCEWHGRLRDGFARHQAVPARNLPLDPARVIRTLGEQLAPDAVIASGAGNYATWAQRHFPFGETNTQLAPTSGAMGYGVPAAIAAKLRHPARQVVCLAGDGCFLMSAQELATAVAHRLAIVFLVFNNGMYGAVRMRQELDYPGRPIGTELCNPDFVAYAVSFGLQAERVGRDEEFAPALRRALSAPGPSLIELLIDTDIAAAGIDADARHEPAQRAAA, encoded by the coding sequence ATGAGCGAACTTCCCAAACTCCGCACCGGCGGCCAGCTGGTGGTCGACGCACTGCTGGCGCAGGGCACCGACACCGTCTTCTGCGTGCCGGGCGAAAGCCACCTGGAGGTGCTCAACGCGCTGCACGCCCATCGCGAGGCGATGCGCCTGGTGGTCTGCCGCCACGAGGCCGGCGCGGCGTTCATGGCCGAAGCCCGGGGCAAGCTCGACGGCCGCCCCGGCGTCTGCCTGGTGTCGCGCGGGCCGGGTGCGGCCAACGCCAGCATCGGGGTGCACACGGCATTTCAGGATTCGACGCCGATGATCCTGCTCATCGGCCAGGTCGGCCGCGACGTGGCCGAGCGCGAGGCGTTCCAGGAGATCGACTACCGCCGCATGTTCGGCCCGCTCTGCAAATGGGTGGCGCAGATCGATGAGGCCAGCCGGGTGTCCGAGTTCCTGGCCCGCGCGTATTCGGTGGCGATGTCCGGCCGCCCCGGGCCGGTGGTGCTGGCGCTGCCCGAAGACATGCTCACCGACTCCGCCTTTGCGCTGACCGTGCCGCGCGTGGAAGTGGCGCGGGCGCATCCGGCGCCGTCGGCCATGGCGCACTTGCGCGAGCTGCTGGCCCAGGCAAGCCGGCCCTTGCTGCTGCTCGGCGGGCCGGGCTGGGGCGCGGCCGGGCGTGACGCGATCCGCCGTTTCGCCGAGGCCAACGACCTGCCGGTGGCCTGCACCTTTCGCCGGCAGGATCTGTTCGCCCACCGCCACCGGCTGTTCGTCGGCGAGCTGGGGCACGCGGTCGACCCGGCGCTGGCCCGGGCGGTGCACGCGGCCGACCTGCTGATCGCCGTCGGCACCCGGCTGGGCGAGGTGGTGACCAGCGGCTACACCCTGGTCGAAGTACCGATGCCCCGCCAGCGGCTGGTGCACGTGCTGCCCTGCGCCGACGAGCTGGGCCGGGTCTACCAGCCGGCGTTGAAGGTGCTGAGCGATCCCGATCCTTTCGCAGAGGCCGCCGCCGCGCTGGCGCCGGTCGACGGCGCCGGCTGGTGCGAATGGCACGGCCGCCTGCGCGACGGCTTCGCCCGGCACCAGGCGGTACCTGCGCGCAATCTGCCGCTGGATCCGGCGCGGGTGATTCGCACGCTCGGCGAGCAACTGGCGCCGGACGCGGTCATCGCCAGCGGCGCCGGCAACTACGCCACCTGGGCGCAGCGCCACTTCCCGTTCGGCGAGACGAACACCCAGCTCGCGCCCACCAGCGGCGCCATGGGCTACGGCGTGCCGGCGGCCATCGCGGCCAAGCTGCGGCATCCGGCGCGGCAGGTGGTCTGCCTGGCCGGTGACGGCTGTTTTCTGATGAGCGCACAGGAGCTCGCCACCGCCGTGGCGCACCGCCTGGCCATCGTGTTCCTGGTGTTCAACAACGGCATGTACGGAGCGGTCCGCATGCGCCAGGAACTCGACTACCCCGGGCGGCCGATCGGCACCGAACTTTGCAATCCGGACTTCGTCGCCTATGCCGTGTCTTTTGGCCTGCAGGCCGAACGGGTGGGGCGCGACGAGGAATTCGCTCCCGCCCTGCGGCGCGCGCTCTCGGCGCCCGGGCCGTCGCTGATCGAGCTGCTGATCGACACCGACATCGCCGCCGCCGGTATCGACGCCGACGCCCGGCACGAGCCCGCGCAGCGCGCGGCAGCCTGA
- a CDS encoding NIPSNAP family protein, which produces MLYDLRTYTCRPGTIRKHLALYAEKGFDTQRRHLGEPLAYLQTETGDVNSYVHIWAFADAADRAARRAALAADPEWARYLTASADAAYLVSQTNRLMIPAPFFKPGA; this is translated from the coding sequence ATGCTCTACGACCTGCGCACCTACACCTGCCGTCCCGGCACCATCCGCAAGCACCTGGCGCTGTACGCCGAGAAAGGCTTCGACACCCAGCGGCGCCACCTCGGGGAGCCGCTCGCCTACCTGCAGACCGAAACCGGCGACGTCAACAGCTATGTCCATATCTGGGCCTTCGCCGATGCGGCGGACCGTGCGGCCCGGCGCGCGGCGCTGGCCGCCGATCCCGAATGGGCGCGCTACCTCACCGCCAGCGCCGATGCGGCCTACCTGGTGTCGCAGACCAACCGGCTGATGATTCCCGCGCCGTTCTTCAAGCCCGGCGCCTGA
- a CDS encoding VOC family protein: MLDATFILYVSDLDRSTRFYAQLLQRSPVPFEPTFVMFFLESGARLGLVARETVEDSPAMTSQGFELDFPVGDNADVDRLHDEWAGLGAVIVRPPHDMPFAYNFLAADPDGHRLRVFCRRVAGS, translated from the coding sequence ATGCTGGACGCCACTTTCATCCTCTACGTGAGCGACCTCGACCGGAGCACACGGTTCTACGCGCAGCTGCTCCAGCGCTCGCCGGTGCCCTTCGAGCCGACCTTCGTGATGTTCTTCCTCGAATCGGGCGCGCGCCTGGGGCTGGTGGCGCGCGAGACGGTGGAAGACTCGCCCGCCATGACCTCGCAGGGCTTCGAACTCGATTTTCCGGTGGGCGACAACGCCGACGTCGACCGGCTGCACGACGAATGGGCAGGCCTGGGCGCGGTCATCGTCCGACCGCCGCACGACATGCCCTTCGCCTACAACTTCCTGGCCGCCGACCCCGACGGCCACCGGCTGCGGGTGTTCTGCCGGCGCGTGGCCGGTTCCTGA
- a CDS encoding SDR family NAD(P)-dependent oxidoreductase, protein MQDYRRLFDLSGRTAVVLGAASGIGQASAHALGSLGAHVVCADRDAEGCRATADDINGSGQGSAEWRATDAASGEDIAALAEHALASRGRVDIAVSTPALNIRKLIVDYTEEEYDRVANLNLRGAFHFLRAFGRPMMRQGAGSLVLCSSMRAVTLEPGLGIYAATKAGIAQMVKGFAAEVGSYGVRVNAIMPSIIETRLTAPLKERRDIYDTYAAHTVFNRWGQPSEVGSAVAFLASDAASYISGSSLSVDGGWTAIDGPPTGLTQTRPSS, encoded by the coding sequence ATGCAAGACTACCGACGACTTTTCGATCTTTCCGGCCGGACCGCCGTGGTGCTGGGCGCCGCTTCCGGCATCGGCCAGGCCTCGGCCCACGCGCTCGGCTCGCTCGGCGCGCACGTGGTGTGCGCCGACCGCGACGCCGAGGGCTGCCGGGCCACCGCCGACGACATCAACGGCAGTGGCCAGGGCAGCGCCGAATGGCGCGCGACCGACGCGGCCAGCGGCGAGGACATCGCGGCCCTGGCCGAGCACGCGCTGGCTTCGCGCGGCCGCGTCGACATCGCGGTGTCGACGCCGGCGCTCAACATCCGCAAGCTGATCGTCGACTACACCGAGGAGGAGTACGACCGCGTGGCCAACCTCAACCTGCGCGGCGCCTTCCACTTTTTGCGGGCCTTCGGCCGTCCGATGATGCGGCAGGGCGCCGGCAGCCTGGTGCTGTGCTCGTCGATGCGCGCCGTCACCCTGGAGCCGGGCCTGGGCATCTACGCGGCCACCAAGGCCGGCATCGCGCAGATGGTCAAGGGCTTCGCGGCCGAGGTCGGCAGCTACGGCGTGCGGGTCAACGCGATCATGCCGAGCATCATCGAGACCCGGCTCACCGCGCCGCTGAAGGAGCGGCGCGACATCTACGACACCTACGCCGCGCACACCGTGTTCAACCGCTGGGGTCAGCCCTCGGAGGTCGGTTCGGCGGTGGCCTTCCTGGCGTCCGACGCGGCCAGCTACATCAGTGGCAGTTCGTTGTCGGTGGATGGCGGCTGGACGGCGATCGACGGGCCGCCGACCGGGCTGACGCAAACGCGGCCGTCGAGCTGA
- a CDS encoding TRAP transporter large permease, which produces MQAFLVLGGLLALILFGVPVAMAIGATAIGAYILAGEPQALTMIAQRMFAASSGFTMLAIPFFILAGSLMNTGGITDRIFRFAHALVGHFTGGLAQVNVVGSLIFSGMSGTAVADAAGMGQVEIKAMNDAGFEPKFSAAVTAASATIGPVFPPSVPMVIFGGLTGVSVVQLFIAGIVPGLLLTFALMAAVWFVSRKRRYPVERRASLAELRASFAGAFLPMMAPVIIIGGLVSGLFTPTEGGVVAVLYCLGLGMFVYKEIKLGDLPAVFWNAILHSVRVLFIIAAAGYLTWFLVHKRIPDAMIQGVMSITAVPWEVILLIIAVLVAIGLFLEGVAVIILTVPIFMPIVNQIGMDPVQFGMLMVMCSMIGLLTPPVGILLFAVSSVSGVKVGAIVSELWPLLIAIFVVTLMVAFWPAVSLWLPRAML; this is translated from the coding sequence ATGCAGGCATTCCTGGTTCTCGGAGGGCTGCTCGCCCTCATTCTGTTCGGCGTGCCGGTCGCGATGGCGATCGGCGCGACGGCCATCGGCGCCTACATCCTCGCGGGCGAACCACAGGCCCTCACGATGATCGCGCAGCGCATGTTCGCGGCCTCCTCGGGCTTCACCATGCTGGCGATTCCGTTCTTCATCCTGGCCGGCTCGCTGATGAACACCGGCGGCATCACCGACCGCATCTTCCGTTTCGCCCATGCGCTGGTCGGCCATTTCACCGGCGGGCTGGCGCAGGTCAACGTGGTCGGCAGCCTGATCTTCTCTGGCATGTCGGGCACCGCAGTGGCGGACGCCGCCGGCATGGGGCAGGTGGAGATCAAGGCCATGAACGACGCCGGCTTCGAGCCGAAGTTCTCGGCCGCCGTCACCGCCGCCTCGGCCACCATCGGCCCGGTGTTCCCGCCGAGCGTGCCGATGGTGATCTTCGGCGGCCTCACCGGCGTGTCGGTGGTGCAGCTGTTCATCGCCGGCATCGTGCCCGGGCTGCTGCTGACGTTCGCGCTGATGGCCGCGGTGTGGTTCGTGTCGCGCAAGCGCCGCTACCCGGTGGAACGCCGCGCCAGCCTGGCCGAACTGCGGGCCTCGTTCGCGGGCGCGTTCCTGCCGATGATGGCGCCGGTCATCATCATCGGCGGCCTGGTCTCGGGGCTTTTCACGCCGACCGAGGGGGGCGTGGTCGCGGTGCTGTACTGCCTGGGGCTCGGCATGTTCGTCTACAAGGAAATCAAGCTCGGCGACCTGCCGGCGGTGTTCTGGAACGCCATCCTGCACAGCGTGCGGGTGCTTTTCATCATCGCGGCGGCGGGCTACCTCACCTGGTTTCTGGTGCACAAGCGCATACCCGACGCCATGATCCAGGGCGTGATGTCCATCACCGCGGTGCCATGGGAAGTCATCCTGCTGATCATCGCGGTGCTGGTCGCCATCGGCCTGTTCCTGGAAGGCGTGGCGGTCATCATCCTGACGGTGCCGATCTTCATGCCGATCGTGAACCAGATCGGCATGGACCCGGTGCAGTTCGGCATGCTGATGGTGATGTGCTCGATGATCGGCCTGCTCACGCCGCCGGTCGGCATTCTGCTGTTCGCGGTGAGCAGCGTCTCGGGGGTGAAGGTCGGGGCGATCGTCTCCGAGCTCTGGCCGCTGCTCATCGCGATCTTCGTCGTGACGCTCATGGTGGCCTTCTGGCCCGCCGTCTCCCTGTGGTTGCCGAGGGCCATGCTGTGA
- a CDS encoding helix-turn-helix domain-containing protein — MSELTEFEFPTFQRSAFSGPESEFYFDLVRLEGRPDIPRGFPHRHDYYHLLWMSEAAGSHMLDFEHYEARANAVFFVSPGQLHAWESTVRPKGFVVNFSTEFFVQMFPRAEEIAQYPFFHIASNSPVLYLDQAQHDALLPILLEMEKEMLGRAEAHLDIVRAYLLVLLSRLRRLYPRPADDGAPAHSHSLTKRFCLLIDRHYLEFGPLRDYAERLFVTERQLNDAVKRTLGKTAGQLVQDRLVLEAKRLLSNTDMGIAEIAFQLRFEDHAYFGRFFKKHTRLTPGEFRKRYCGAVPRPSLA; from the coding sequence GTGTCCGAGCTGACCGAGTTCGAGTTTCCAACCTTCCAGCGCTCGGCCTTCAGCGGCCCGGAGAGCGAGTTCTATTTCGACCTGGTGCGGCTGGAGGGCCGGCCGGACATCCCGCGCGGCTTTCCGCACCGCCACGACTATTACCACCTGCTGTGGATGAGCGAGGCCGCCGGCAGCCACATGCTGGATTTCGAGCATTACGAGGCGCGCGCCAACGCGGTCTTCTTCGTGTCGCCCGGGCAACTGCACGCCTGGGAGTCGACCGTGCGGCCCAAGGGCTTCGTGGTCAATTTCAGCACCGAGTTCTTCGTGCAGATGTTCCCTCGCGCCGAGGAGATCGCGCAGTACCCGTTCTTCCACATCGCCTCCAACTCGCCGGTGCTCTACCTCGACCAGGCCCAGCACGACGCGCTGCTGCCGATCCTGCTGGAGATGGAAAAGGAGATGCTCGGCCGCGCCGAGGCGCACCTGGACATCGTGCGGGCCTACCTGCTGGTGCTGCTGAGCCGCCTGCGCCGGCTCTATCCGCGCCCGGCCGACGACGGCGCGCCGGCGCACAGCCATTCGCTGACCAAGCGCTTCTGCCTGCTGATCGACCGCCACTACCTCGAATTCGGCCCGCTGCGCGACTACGCCGAGCGGCTCTTCGTCACCGAGCGCCAGCTCAACGACGCGGTCAAGCGCACGCTCGGCAAGACCGCCGGCCAGTTGGTGCAGGACCGGCTGGTGCTGGAGGCCAAGCGCCTGCTGAGCAACACCGACATGGGCATCGCCGAGATCGCCTTCCAGCTGCGTTTCGAGGACCACGCCTACTTCGGCCGTTTCTTCAAGAAGCACACGCGGCTCACGCCCGGCGAGTTTCGCAAGCGCTACTGCGGCGCCGTGCCGCGGCCGTCCCTCGCGTAA
- a CDS encoding ferritin-like domain-containing protein produces the protein MIDFPDSPLSMLKRRSDKLKERRMFFRKSSGFAAGVAGGMILTACGGSNDSVVAAEGPTDPEILNFALNLEYLEAQFYLYATTGAGLPDSATTGVGTRGTVTPGAAVPFSDPLVAAYAKEIAADELAHVLFLRSALGASAVAMPSIDIGGTSPNSAFSKAAQAAGLAPAGTAFNPYADDISFLLGAFIFEDVGVTAYKGASPLISNKTYLEAAAGILAAEAYHAGLVRTVLYSKGVDAQAAAGKISDARDSLDGSSDVDQGIAAGANGASNIVPLDPNGIAYSRTPGDVLNIVYLNPGAANSGGFFPAGLNGSLVLSSAFA, from the coding sequence ATGATCGACTTTCCCGATTCGCCCCTGTCCATGCTGAAGCGCCGTTCCGACAAACTGAAGGAACGCAGGATGTTCTTTCGCAAGTCCAGCGGGTTCGCGGCAGGCGTTGCCGGCGGCATGATTCTTACGGCCTGCGGAGGGAGCAATGATTCCGTCGTCGCGGCGGAGGGGCCGACCGATCCGGAGATCCTGAACTTCGCGCTGAACCTCGAATACCTCGAAGCGCAGTTCTATCTCTATGCCACCACCGGCGCGGGACTGCCGGATTCGGCAACGACCGGTGTCGGCACGCGCGGCACGGTCACTCCGGGCGCGGCGGTACCGTTCAGCGATCCGCTGGTTGCTGCCTACGCCAAGGAAATCGCGGCCGACGAACTGGCCCACGTGTTGTTCCTGCGGTCGGCGCTCGGTGCGTCGGCCGTCGCCATGCCCAGCATCGACATCGGCGGCACCAGCCCCAACAGTGCCTTCTCCAAGGCGGCCCAGGCGGCCGGGCTGGCACCGGCGGGCACGGCTTTCAACCCGTATGCCGACGACATTTCCTTCCTGCTCGGCGCCTTCATCTTCGAAGACGTCGGTGTCACCGCCTACAAGGGCGCGTCGCCACTGATCTCCAACAAGACCTACCTGGAGGCCGCCGCCGGCATCCTGGCCGCCGAGGCGTACCACGCCGGACTGGTCCGCACGGTGCTGTATTCGAAGGGTGTGGATGCTCAGGCGGCGGCCGGCAAGATCTCGGACGCGCGTGATTCGCTCGACGGTTCCAGCGACGTCGACCAGGGCATCGCCGCCGGCGCGAACGGTGCCTCCAACATCGTGCCGCTCGACCCCAACGGCATCGCCTACAGCCGCACCCCGGGCGATGTGCTCAACATCGTCTACCTGAACCCGGGTGCGGCCAATAGCGGCGGCTTCTTCCCGGCCGGCCTCAACGGCAGCCTGGTCCTCAGCAGCGCTTTCGCCTGA